The region TTGATGCTGAAAAGAGGTTCATGGCAAATTCCAACTGACATTGTAAGGTCACAGTGTTCACTTTGCTGATAAACATATATTTGGGCACACCAAAATTAACTAAAGAGAAGTTGTTCTCATTCTGTtttgtcccccctcccccctccccatgcCTGGAGACGAAACCACTGACCCCCGTCCCTTGAATACCTGTGTAATGAAACGTTTCTGTGCTTCTGTGGTTTAACATTTTTGGGGGATTATAACTGGGTGAACAACAGGTGTTTCTCTGTAACACGTATTACAATAAAACAAAGTTTGTTTAAAAATGACGAGTCTTCAATCTTGTctaaagcaaaacattttttaaataatttaagACGCCGATCAGTTACCGCCATAAATGTGTTTTTACCTTTGATATTTGGAGTTGGCTCGTCAATAGCTCTTCGACGCAGCCATGGGAAGGAGCCATAGAGTGTCTATAAAGCCTATTTTGGGGGCTATTTATAGTACTAAGAATGCACGCCTCATATTTATAATGAGATTGTATTTTTATGGGAGGTGGCCTACACATGAAGGTCTATCGATCACATGTATTGATCAATGCCACGTGAAGGGGGCACTAGCACAACAAAGCACCGCTGTTATGATACTGATGGTTTGCGGAGACTGATAGTTTGTACGGTTGTGGCTACCCGTATAGCGCCATCTAGTTGTCACTTCAGTGATAACAGTTGTTGACAGCTGTAGCGTTGTAACTAACCCGTTTCCTAACCGTAAACTTATTAACCTAATCTGCTACATTAGTTATCGTAACCCACTATGTAAACAAACCACCAGTGCTGAAAACCGGTAGTAATCACCACCACCGGCCATTCCAGTAGGACCCGTATGCTGTTTAGTAGTCAGAGCTTTTAAGGAGCTCTGAGTCAGACGGAAACTATTTTCCTGTTTGCTCTTTGGCCTGGGAGTGGCAACATGAAATCGTAGCAAGGAAATGATGCAAGCTTGATGTTGTCGCCACCGTGAATGCTTTTCTTTTGGTGCTTCGCGAATACAGAAACAGTAACCTAGGAATTAATATGTTTAGGAATTAAAATCAGATACACTCGAGATACCGATTGTATATGATTACTTTGCAATGCTTAAAACGTCTTACTGGAGGTTAGTGAAGTATTTTATCATTGCAGGTGTACTCACAGTTGTTGTTAATATCTTACTGAACAAAAAAGCTCAGCCAAAGACGGATTTATCAACACCAAGTCCTCTGTCTCAGGAACTTTACAAGGTGATTTCCCCAGAGACCTACAAATACGTTCTcaaccatgtgtctgtgtgtaaggaAAGAAGCCCATTTCTGGTGCTAATGGTTCCAGTGGCACCCTCTGATGGGTTATCCAGGGATGCTATCAGAAAGACATGGGGCAGACCAGGCCTCATCTCTAATGTGGATATCCTCACTCTGTTCTATGTGGGCTTGCCCGCGGAGGGACAAAGCTCCCACATTCAACGGGACCTAGAGAAGGAGAGCAAAGAACACGCTGACATCATCCAAATGGACTTCCTGGACAGCTACCACAACCTGACCATCAAGTCCATGATGATCATGAACTGGCTCGCCACCCACTGTCAGGGTGCCTCTTATGCGATGAAGGTGGACACAGACGTTTTCGTCAACGTGTTCTACCTGGTCAATAAGCTGTTAGTTGGAGGTGGCCCTCTCAGGCATAAGTACATCACAGGCTCAGTCATCAGTGACGGCAGGCCTCGTAGGGATAGGAAGAGCAAGTGGCATCTGTCTGAGGACATTTACCCCGAAGACACATTCCCCCCATATGTCTCTGGAGCAGGGTATGTCTTCTCTATTGACCTGGCCAACAGGATCTCATGGGCATCCAGGTTTGTGAGACCCATCCCCCTGGAGGATGTCTATGTGGGGTTGTGTCTCCGGGTACTAGGGGTCCGGCCTGTGTACTCTCAAACACTGCTTCCTCCCAGGAACTTGTTTGAGATCAATCGGTTGGATTATGAGACGTGTACGTATGACACACGGGTCATTGTCACTGGATTTAAACCACATGAGCTGCTGGACATTTGGGGTGACTTTCAGAAAAGCCATCTCACCTGCTGATGTCTCAATCCAGTCTTTCTGAGGCACTAAAATGAATAACATGCCCTCAAATTAATGTGTATGTTTCTTTGTTTtctccagtggtggaaaaagtatgcaATTGTGctccttgagtaaaagtctaaaagtatttggttctaaatacacttaagtattcaaagtaaaagtataaataatttcaaattccttattaagcATAGCAGACGGCTccatttttcttgtttttcaaatgtacagatcgccaggggcacactccaacactcagatatagtTTACAAATTGAgcatttctgtttagtgagtcagccagatgagaggcagtagggatgaccgcttgttctcttgataagtgcgggAATTTAACcgtgttcctgtcctgctaagcattcaaaatgtaacgagtacttttgggtatcagggaaaattcatgaagta is a window of Oncorhynchus kisutch isolate 150728-3 linkage group LG3, Okis_V2, whole genome shotgun sequence DNA encoding:
- the b3galt8 gene encoding beta-1,3-galactosyltransferase 2; protein product: MLKTSYWRLVKYFIIAGVLTVVVNILLNKKAQPKTDLSTPSPLSQELYKVISPETYKYVLNHVSVCKERSPFLVLMVPVAPSDGLSRDAIRKTWGRPGLISNVDILTLFYVGLPAEGQSSHIQRDLEKESKEHADIIQMDFLDSYHNLTIKSMMIMNWLATHCQGASYAMKVDTDVFVNVFYLVNKLLVGGGPLRHKYITGSVISDGRPRRDRKSKWHLSEDIYPEDTFPPYVSGAGYVFSIDLANRISWASRFVRPIPLEDVYVGLCLRVLGVRPVYSQTLLPPRNLFEINRLDYETCTYDTRVIVTGFKPHELLDIWGDFQKSHLTC